ACCCCCTGCAGCGATCCCTTGACCTGTAAGCCATAGGCATCGGCAAAATAACCAAAGGCATTGTGGGGCGTGATGAGTTGGCGTTGGGTGGGAGGAACCGTAGCCACCTGGGCCTGTATCCAGGTATCAAGGGTGTTGAACTCCGTCGTCAGACGATCAGCGGCTTGACGGTACTGGGCTTGATGGGCCGGGACAAGCCGAGCCAACTCGGTCGCAATCACCGTCACGATCGCCCCATCGTGACGGGCATTGTGCCAAATGTGGGGGTCGGGCACCCGCTCATTCGCCGTAGGTGCCGCCGCAGCCTGTTCCTGTTCATGCTCATGTTCATGCTCATGTTCATGCTCATGTTCATCGGCCTGAACATAGCGCGGCGTCGGCACCGCAGCTTCGTAAACCGCCACCTGGTTTTTCCCCGACTGGCTCTTGACCAAGCGGATCAGCTTGGGGGAAGCCCCATAGCCATCGTAGAGCACCAGATCCGCCTTGGCGATCACCGCTCGATCCGCTGGGGTCGGTTCATACACATGGGGATCCTGGCCAGGAGCCATTAAACAGGTGAGGGCGATCGTCTCCCCCGCAATCTGCCGGGTCAGGTCGCACAAAACCCCTGTTGTTGCCACCACGTTGGCTGGCGATGCGCCCGGCGTGGGGACTGTCTGCGGCACAACCCCAGACTCGGCCTGAGACTCGACTTTGGGACCCAAAGCCACCGGTCCACAACTGACACACCCCAGGGTGAGCAACACCCCAAACACTCTCCAGCGATCGCTCAACCAATTTGCGACAAAATTTAACCCAAACAGAGGCATGGGTCAGTAGCTCCTGCAATACAAGTTTGATAGGATTTGAGAATGATTATCATTTCCCCTGTTGGCCATGCTAGAGGTTGAGCACCTGTCTGTCAATTACCAGCGGCAGCCTGCCCTTACCGATTTTTCCCTACGCTTAGTACCGGGGGAGATGGTGGGGGTGGTGGGTCCCAATGGGGCGGGTAAAAGTACGCTGATGAAGGCGTTACTGGGTTTGATCCCTTACCAAGGGCGGGTCCTGCTGGCCGGACAACCGTTGCAACGACAACGACAGCGGGTGGCCTATGTACCGCAGCGATCGCAGATCGATTGGGACTATCCGATTACTGCCTGGAATGTGGTGATGATGGCCCGCACACGGGCGATCGGGTGGCTACGGTCACCTAGCCCCCTGCAGCGGCAAATTGTGCAGGCGGCCCTGGAACGGGTGGATATGCTGTCCCTCGCACGACGTCCGATCGGTCAACTGTCGGGGGGACAACAGCAGCGGGTGTTTATTGCACGGGCACTGGCGCAACAGGCAGATGTATTTTTGCTGGATGAACCCTTTGCAGGGATTGACAAGAAAACGGAAGCCCTCCTCGTGGGAGTGTTTGCCGAGTTGCGTGCCCAGGGAAAAACGCTCTTGGTCTGTAGCCATGAGTGGGGCGATAGCCTGAATCGCTACGATCGGCTCTTGTTACTGAATCGGCACCTGTTGGCTGAAGGGAAACCGCGATCGGTGATGACGATGGAGAATATTTACCGGGCCTATGGTGACGCCTCAGCATCGAATAATGGCCAAAAACCAGGGTCCTTCTTCTTTTGTTAATTTTGTTAATGTTTCTTGCGTCGTTTCTTGCATCTACAACCTTTGTCGCCTCAGTGAGGGGCAGGCAATTGGCTCAAGCCCTTTGGTTCTTATGGGTTTATGGTGGGGGCGCTACGCGCCCCACCATAAACCCAGCATTTTAGTTCTTTAATTTGTAGCTTTTTGCACTGTTACACCAAAATCTCAGGAGAGCCAGCCCTTTGTTCACCAGGTACTGCTGTCCTTCAGAGACTTGGGAAACGCTGTATTTAGATATTGTTAGATATTGCGTCTAGATATTGCATCTATTTAGGAATAACATCGCCCAATTCCTGAATTGCCTTTGCGAAAAACTCAAGCGCCACCATCAACACGGGATACATGACCCCCATCAGCCCTAACCAGCCCGCTGCTTGTCCGGCCCAGATCAGGGCTTGTTTCGTGGGACCGGGTTCGGCGCGATTCGCGCTGGCAACAAACTCGGAACTGGCTCCCACTAGGATGGCCCCTCCTAAGCCTAGGGGAATGCCCGTGGCAATCCAGATAAAGAGTCGCCCCTCTGGTTGGATGATGCCCAAGGCAGGTAGCAGAATAAAGCCCAAAAAGGCCATGAACAACCACAGTAGAAGCGCGCTGATCGCATCTTTGCGGGATAGCGACTCAAAGGGGTTCATACACTGGTTTCTCGCAACAGGGTAGAAAAAGGATACTGCTCAGGATGCCGGATCGGGGCCGCTGGGACTATCCCTCTAACGATAGAGTGGGCGAGCTTGGGTGACCTATACCCTCACCACTGATCACACTGCTGATCACGCTGCACCGTTACTCTGTGCCCCCACGCTGCACCATCAGTTTGTGCCACCAGTGTAACGGCTCAATCGCTCAACGACACACGTAGATATCTCATCACCCATGCAGGCTTTTTCTCACCACATCAGGGTTCTCACCACATCAGGGTAAAAAGGGTAAAAAACGCGCCACCGATTTAAATCTAGCCAGGGTCCCAGTGTAAGGAGGATAGCGGAACTGTAAATCGAGCCGGAAGGGGCGCTGGAGGACTCCCTTGAAGTGTGAAAATGTGTCGAAACTGGCCTTACCGTGGTAGCGCCCCATGCCACTCGGACCGACGCCCCCAAATCCCAGGTCGGGTACGAGGTTGTGTAGCAAGACATCGTTCACACAGACGCCACCAGCAGAGGTTTGGGCCAGCACCTGTTGGGTATAGTCGCGATTACGGGAGAAGCAGTAGAGGGCTAGGGGCTTAGGCCGAGCATTGACGAAGGCGATCGCACTTTCTAGGGTATCGTAGGTCAGCACGGGCAAGATCGGGCCAAAAATTTCCTCCTGCATCACCGGTGCCTCGGGAGACACCTGATCCAGAATCGTCGGCGCAATGTAACGATCGCGCGCATCTGTCTCACCTCCTACCACAATCTGACCATCCTGGAGGAAGGCACTGAGGCGTTGGAAATGGCGATCGTTAATAATTCGCGCATAGTCAGGGCTTTGGGCCGGAACCTCGCCATAAAAGTCCCGCAGACAGGTTTGCATCGCCGTCAACAGGGGGGCATGAATCGCGCGATCGACCAGCAAATAATCCGGTGCAATACAGGTTTGGCCAGCATTGGCAAACTTTCCCCAGACAATGCGACGGGCAGTCGTAGCGAGATCCACATCGCGGTCAACGAGGCAGGGACTTTTGCCCCCCAGTTCCAGAGTGACGGGGGTGAGGTGTTGGGCCGCAGCTGCCATAACGAGCTTACCGATGGCTGTCCCACCGGTAAAGAAAATATGATCAAAACGCTCAGCTAACAGACGCTGACTGGTTTCGGGTCCTCCCGTGACGGCACACACAAAAGCCGGATCAAATGTGGCCTTGATCAAGTCGGCGATTAAGGTTGCTGTAGCACTGGCGACCTCCGAAGGCTTGAGCACCGCGCAGTTACCCGCAGCAATTGCCCCCACCAAGGGCAACAGACAGAGTTGAAAAGGATAATTCCACGGACTGATAATCAGAACGATCCCCAGGGGTTCCGGAACCAAGGTAGCGTGTCCGGGCTGAGTCATTAGGGGAACCTTCACCCGTTGCGGTCGCATCCAAGTGGGTAGATGCTTGAGGGTGCGATCCAGTTCTTCAAGAAGAATATAAACTTCGGCAGCGTAGGCTTCAAACTGGGGTTTGCGCAGATCAGCATGGAGGGCTTCCAGAATTTGGGCCTCGTTGTCCACAATCCGTTGCCGTAACTGTTGGAGTTGGGCACGACGAAACGCAAGAGGACGGGTTTGTCCCGTGGCAAAAAATTGACGTTGCTGATCAAGCTGCTGCGCGATCGTGTCCATAACCATTCGGTAGAATCCAGTCTCTCCAGATCAGGCTGCGATCGCTGCCAACAGGGTCGTTGCTTCCTCAACCTGACTATCCGCCATTGTCTGGGGCGCTCGCAAGCTGACCCACACCGCATAGCGCTGGCTGGAGCAGGTCACACATACAGGATAGCCCGACTGGGCCAACTTCCAACCGACATCGTAGGCCCGCAAACGATCGTGTAGCCCAAACGACCGAAAATGACGATAGAGTTCTTCGCCGCAGCGCATCCCTTCCTGGATCTCGCCCTGCCAGTATTTGAAAAGGGTGACCACGTCTTCATTGATCACCAGCGGCGTAATGGGAGTGGTAACTTGACTCATAACTTTACACCACGCTTATCCGTACAAACATCAGGGTAAGCAACGATCGTGAAAAAAAGGAGAATGGCTCTCAACTAAAACGGTAGAAATGCTGAAATTTTACTGTCGACAAACGATGCTCGATCGCGGCACCGAGGGGCTAGTTAGGATCGCCCTGTTGAAGTGAGGGGTGAGGTTAGGGTGGTGGGGCGGGGGCGGCATTAGCGTCATCATGGTAATCACCTGGTAAGGAGCCGAGCGATTGGTCCCATTCGCCGGTTGCGTCCCCAGATGGGGCTATTCTGCCGCGATCGTCAGGACTTGGGGCGGGACGGCATCGGGGGGATAGAGAAAATCGACTTGGACGAAGCGTTTGCTGTTGGGGGGCATGGTGAGGGTCACCAGGGGTTCGCCCGGATCGCCGCGCCGTTGGGCAAGGTGAAAGTATTGGGTTTGGGACTTACCTGCGTCATCGTCATACCGAACCCGCACAGTTCCTCGGAAGAAGACGC
This DNA window, taken from Trichothermofontia sichuanensis B231, encodes the following:
- a CDS encoding metal ABC transporter ATP-binding protein codes for the protein MLEVEHLSVNYQRQPALTDFSLRLVPGEMVGVVGPNGAGKSTLMKALLGLIPYQGRVLLAGQPLQRQRQRVAYVPQRSQIDWDYPITAWNVVMMARTRAIGWLRSPSPLQRQIVQAALERVDMLSLARRPIGQLSGGQQQRVFIARALAQQADVFLLDEPFAGIDKKTEALLVGVFAELRAQGKTLLVCSHEWGDSLNRYDRLLLLNRHLLAEGKPRSVMTMENIYRAYGDASASNNGQKPGSFFFC
- a CDS encoding metal ABC transporter substrate-binding protein; translated protein: MPLFGLNFVANWLSDRWRVFGVLLTLGCVSCGPVALGPKVESQAESGVVPQTVPTPGASPANVVATTGVLCDLTRQIAGETIALTCLMAPGQDPHVYEPTPADRAVIAKADLVLYDGYGASPKLIRLVKSQSGKNQVAVYEAAVPTPRYVQADEHEHEHEHEHEHEQEQAAAAPTANERVPDPHIWHNARHDGAIVTVIATELARLVPAHQAQYRQAADRLTTEFNTLDTWIQAQVATVPPTQRQLITPHNAFGYFADAYGLQVKGSLQGVSKAAKPSPADLADLVEQVKRLGVPAIFAESTSNPEIMATIAREAGVKLAEPPLLVEGPTGPGTAVATTQQMLVHNTCTIVNNLGGRCQPPAGLNP
- a CDS encoding aldehyde dehydrogenase family protein; protein product: MDTIAQQLDQQRQFFATGQTRPLAFRRAQLQQLRQRIVDNEAQILEALHADLRKPQFEAYAAEVYILLEELDRTLKHLPTWMRPQRVKVPLMTQPGHATLVPEPLGIVLIISPWNYPFQLCLLPLVGAIAAGNCAVLKPSEVASATATLIADLIKATFDPAFVCAVTGGPETSQRLLAERFDHIFFTGGTAIGKLVMAAAAQHLTPVTLELGGKSPCLVDRDVDLATTARRIVWGKFANAGQTCIAPDYLLVDRAIHAPLLTAMQTCLRDFYGEVPAQSPDYARIINDRHFQRLSAFLQDGQIVVGGETDARDRYIAPTILDQVSPEAPVMQEEIFGPILPVLTYDTLESAIAFVNARPKPLALYCFSRNRDYTQQVLAQTSAGGVCVNDVLLHNLVPDLGFGGVGPSGMGRYHGKASFDTFSHFKGVLQRPFRLDLQFRYPPYTGTLARFKSVARFLPFLP